In Streptomyces sp. NBC_00569, a single genomic region encodes these proteins:
- a CDS encoding nitroreductase family deazaflavin-dependent oxidoreductase — protein sequence MAPPGARLLQKVSSTRAFARVAPHFIPAMDRTVHRLTRGKVLLSAQMLPGVILTAQGAKSGLPRRTPLACMPEREAGTWLLIGSNFGRPGHPAWTANLLAHPDADINWKGEDIPVTARLLDSAEREEAWAAVLKFWPPYATYQARVEREIRLFRLARR from the coding sequence ATGGCACCACCCGGAGCAAGACTGCTGCAGAAGGTCTCGTCGACCCGCGCCTTCGCCCGCGTCGCCCCCCACTTCATCCCCGCGATGGACCGCACCGTGCACCGGCTCACCCGGGGAAAGGTGCTGCTCAGCGCCCAGATGCTGCCGGGGGTCATCCTCACGGCGCAGGGCGCGAAGAGCGGACTCCCACGGCGTACGCCACTCGCGTGCATGCCCGAGAGGGAGGCCGGCACCTGGCTGCTGATCGGGTCCAACTTCGGCCGCCCGGGACATCCCGCCTGGACGGCGAACCTGCTGGCCCATCCGGACGCCGACATCAACTGGAAGGGCGAGGACATCCCGGTCACCGCGCGGCTGCTCGACTCCGCCGAGCGGGAGGAGGCCTGGGCGGCGGTGCTGAAGTTCTGGCCGCCCTACGCGACGTACCAGGCGAGGGTGGAACGGGAGATCAGGCTCTTCCGGCTGGCACGCCGATAG
- a CDS encoding TetR family transcriptional regulator encodes MTGQVRTVDGRVAGRRGQATRQKLLECLGEMLSSSPYRDVKVIDVARKAGTSPATFYQYFPDVEGAVLEIAEQMAAEGAGLTQLLEGRSWVGKAGWQTSQELVDGFLEFWRKNDAILRVVDLGAAEGDKRFYKIRMKILNSVNNSLTDTVKELQAKGKVDKDVSPAAMAGSLVAMLAAVASHQKGFQTWGVKQAELKPNLALLVHLGVTGKKPTK; translated from the coding sequence ATGACAGGACAAGTACGTACCGTCGACGGCCGTGTGGCCGGGCGGCGTGGTCAGGCGACGCGTCAGAAGCTGCTCGAGTGCCTCGGCGAGATGCTCAGCTCCTCGCCGTACCGGGACGTCAAAGTCATTGATGTGGCCCGGAAGGCAGGCACTTCACCGGCGACCTTCTACCAGTATTTCCCGGACGTCGAGGGCGCCGTTCTGGAGATCGCCGAGCAAATGGCCGCGGAGGGCGCCGGGTTGACCCAGCTCCTCGAGGGCCGCTCATGGGTCGGCAAGGCCGGCTGGCAGACCTCGCAGGAACTCGTCGACGGATTCCTCGAGTTCTGGCGGAAGAACGATGCGATCCTGCGCGTCGTCGACCTCGGCGCGGCCGAGGGCGACAAGCGCTTCTACAAGATCCGCATGAAGATCCTGAACTCCGTGAACAACTCCCTTACGGACACGGTCAAGGAGCTCCAGGCCAAGGGCAAGGTCGACAAGGACGTGAGCCCCGCCGCGATGGCCGGTTCGCTCGTCGCGATGCTCGCGGCGGTGGCCTCGCACCAGAAGGGCTTCCAGACCTGGGGCGTCAAGCAGGCCGAACTCAAGCCCAATCTGGCCCTGTTGGTGCACCTCGGCGTCACCGGCAAGAAGCCGACGAAGTAG
- a CDS encoding VOC family protein, which produces MEFAEGAPCWADAALPDVESGKRFYGDLFGWTFDEGAGAEYGYYTQAYIGGRNVAALAPDRDGRTPTGWTVYFRARDAETVASAVRDRGGHLLVEPLSIGPFGTMALAADPEGTVFGLWQAGTHTGFETRGEPGTFRRTELHARDRTAVAPFYASVLRQGAADLGISATGNAPAHFLVHFAVTDCEATADAATRLGGRVKDEPFDTPRGRVAVLTDNQGAAFAVHQG; this is translated from the coding sequence ATGGAGTTCGCCGAAGGCGCCCCCTGCTGGGCCGACGCCGCGCTCCCCGACGTGGAGTCGGGCAAGCGCTTCTACGGCGACCTCTTCGGCTGGACCTTCGACGAGGGCGCGGGCGCCGAGTACGGCTACTACACCCAGGCCTACATCGGCGGAAGGAACGTCGCAGCCCTCGCCCCGGACCGCGACGGGCGCACGCCCACCGGCTGGACCGTCTACTTCAGGGCCCGCGACGCCGAGACCGTCGCCTCCGCCGTAAGGGACCGCGGCGGACACCTCCTCGTCGAACCCCTCTCCATCGGCCCCTTCGGGACCATGGCGCTCGCCGCCGACCCCGAGGGAACCGTCTTCGGCCTCTGGCAGGCCGGCACCCACACCGGCTTCGAGACCCGAGGGGAACCCGGGACGTTCCGCCGCACCGAGCTCCACGCACGCGACAGGACGGCCGTCGCCCCCTTCTACGCGTCGGTCCTGCGGCAGGGCGCCGCTGACCTCGGCATATCCGCCACCGGCAACGCCCCGGCCCACTTCCTCGTCCACTTCGCCGTCACCGACTGCGAGGCCACGGCCGACGCCGCCACCCGCCTCGGCGGCCGCGTGAAGGATGAACCGTTCGACACCCCGCGCGGGCGCGTGGCCGTCCTCACCGACAACCAGGGCGCCGCCTTCGCCGTCCACCAGGGCTGA
- a CDS encoding outer membrane protein assembly factor BamB family protein produces the protein MVDQLTQHDPRRIGPFEVLGRLGAGGMGLVYLARSASGRRVAIKTVRTELAEDQLFRVRFTREVEAARAVSGFYTAAVVDADPRAAVPWLATAYVPAPSLEEIVNECGPLPAQAVRWLAAGIAEALQSIHGAGLVHRDLKPSNVLVVEDGPRVIDFGIASGVSNTRLTMTNVAVGTPAYMSPEQAKDSRSVTGASDVFSLGSTLVFAATGHAPFHGANPVETVFMLLREGPDTEGLPAELRPLIESCMKMEAPLRPSPADLQAQLAPHLFGSGSDDSGTASAWLPERSVALIEERRGGRPPVKSSGPGRGGSGGRGVHGGGPGPMPAMPAQPPGPPPSHAPGTGGWRPEPAPGPVAATAGLAPDAGPVRLAGVKVPIGPGPRVADARAAAVKAPPADAGLAASWSRPKTGVNGTPDPVVPAPAPEAGAAWRPWRFRMSNDVWGTPSVAGDLVYVTSFEVHALDVSTGRRRFKTRDVAWSMAVADGRIHASDGPTLYALDAREGHDLWRLQTDAWVYSLKADRGTVVTGTRGGGVQAWEAVNGDKLWEITGAQTDFESPEAGPVIHDGTVYVWQDARLRALEARTGEERWSYPIGDAASCGGVPVRLTQASDGYVYVAAGTRVLAVDVVSGHVRWHFEAPAVFLCPPAFAPGPAVTGGGVYLADHLGTVYALDATDGRDRWRIATEPRPSSVEPVLVSHGHVHVGSGQGLYTLDAVTGTPKWRFQAGGEVVGSPVVADNRIHFGATDHLLYTLKADDGRLRWKLATGGEITGAPVVKDGVVYACSKDRCVYALDAEKGTGTASAR, from the coding sequence GTGGTGGATCAGCTGACGCAGCACGATCCGAGGCGGATCGGCCCGTTCGAGGTCCTGGGACGGCTAGGCGCCGGCGGCATGGGACTCGTCTATCTCGCGCGCTCGGCATCAGGCCGGCGCGTGGCGATCAAGACCGTGCGGACCGAACTCGCCGAGGACCAGCTCTTCCGCGTCCGCTTCACCCGCGAGGTCGAGGCGGCCCGCGCCGTATCCGGCTTCTACACGGCAGCCGTCGTCGACGCCGACCCGCGCGCCGCCGTGCCGTGGCTCGCCACCGCCTACGTCCCCGCGCCCTCCCTCGAAGAAATAGTGAACGAGTGCGGGCCGCTGCCGGCCCAGGCGGTGCGCTGGCTCGCCGCCGGAATCGCCGAGGCCCTCCAGTCCATCCACGGCGCGGGCCTCGTCCACCGCGACCTGAAGCCGTCGAACGTGCTCGTCGTCGAGGACGGCCCCCGCGTCATCGACTTCGGTATCGCCTCCGGTGTCTCCAACACCCGCCTGACCATGACGAACGTCGCCGTCGGCACCCCCGCCTACATGTCGCCCGAGCAGGCCAAGGACTCCCGGAGCGTCACCGGGGCCTCCGACGTCTTCTCCCTCGGCTCCACCCTCGTCTTCGCCGCCACCGGACACGCCCCCTTCCACGGCGCCAACCCCGTCGAGACCGTCTTCATGCTGCTGCGCGAAGGCCCCGACACCGAAGGGCTGCCCGCCGAACTGCGGCCCCTCATCGAGTCCTGCATGAAGATGGAGGCCCCGCTGCGGCCCTCGCCCGCGGACCTCCAGGCCCAGCTCGCCCCGCACCTCTTCGGCTCCGGCAGCGACGACAGCGGCACCGCGTCCGCCTGGCTCCCCGAGCGCTCCGTCGCTCTCATCGAGGAGCGCAGGGGCGGACGGCCCCCGGTCAAGAGCAGCGGACCCGGCCGCGGCGGCAGCGGCGGCCGTGGCGTGCACGGCGGCGGCCCCGGCCCCATGCCGGCCATGCCCGCGCAGCCCCCCGGCCCGCCCCCGTCCCACGCCCCCGGCACCGGCGGCTGGCGCCCCGAGCCCGCCCCCGGACCGGTCGCCGCCACCGCGGGCCTCGCACCCGACGCCGGGCCCGTGCGCCTGGCCGGAGTGAAGGTGCCGATCGGCCCCGGCCCGCGCGTCGCCGACGCCCGCGCCGCCGCCGTGAAGGCACCGCCCGCCGACGCCGGCCTCGCCGCGTCCTGGTCCCGCCCCAAGACCGGCGTCAACGGCACCCCCGATCCCGTGGTCCCCGCCCCGGCCCCCGAGGCGGGCGCCGCCTGGCGCCCCTGGCGCTTCCGCATGTCGAACGACGTGTGGGGCACCCCGTCCGTGGCCGGCGACCTCGTCTACGTGACCTCTTTCGAGGTACACGCGCTCGACGTGTCCACCGGCCGACGCCGCTTCAAGACGCGCGACGTCGCCTGGTCCATGGCCGTCGCCGACGGCCGGATCCACGCCTCCGACGGCCCCACCCTCTACGCGCTCGACGCCCGCGAGGGACACGACCTGTGGCGGCTCCAGACCGACGCCTGGGTGTACTCCCTCAAGGCCGACCGCGGCACCGTCGTCACCGGCACCCGCGGCGGCGGCGTCCAGGCCTGGGAAGCCGTCAACGGCGACAAGCTGTGGGAGATCACCGGCGCCCAGACCGACTTCGAGTCCCCCGAGGCCGGACCCGTCATCCACGACGGCACCGTCTACGTCTGGCAGGACGCCCGGCTGCGCGCGCTGGAGGCCCGTACCGGCGAGGAGCGCTGGTCGTACCCGATCGGCGACGCGGCCTCCTGCGGCGGCGTCCCCGTCCGGCTCACCCAGGCCTCCGACGGCTACGTCTACGTGGCCGCCGGCACCCGCGTCCTGGCCGTCGACGTCGTGAGCGGCCATGTCCGCTGGCACTTCGAGGCGCCCGCCGTGTTCCTCTGTCCGCCCGCCTTCGCCCCCGGGCCCGCCGTCACCGGCGGCGGCGTCTACCTCGCCGACCACCTCGGCACCGTCTACGCCCTCGACGCCACCGACGGCCGCGATCGCTGGCGCATCGCGACGGAACCCCGCCCCTCCTCCGTCGAACCGGTCCTCGTCTCGCACGGCCACGTCCACGTGGGCAGCGGCCAGGGCCTCTACACCCTCGACGCCGTCACCGGCACGCCCAAGTGGCGCTTCCAGGCGGGCGGCGAGGTCGTCGGCTCGCCCGTGGTCGCCGACAACCGCATCCACTTCGGCGCCACCGACCATCTCCTCTACACCCTCAAGGCCGACGACGGCCGCCTCCGCTGGAAGCTCGCCACGGGCGGCGAGATCACCGGCGCACCCGTCGTCAAGGACGGCGTGGTGTACGCGTGCAGCAAGGACCGCTGTGTGTACGCACTGGACGCGGAAAAGGGCACCGGGACGGCTTCGGCGCGCTAG
- a CDS encoding enoyl-CoA hydratase/isomerase family protein, whose translation MSVRVETDKETGVAVVTLDRPERHNAIDLATADELTAAWRGFRFDDTVRAVVVTGAGERAFCTGIDRDAEVPQPQSPYSIDDPLVAVGPKANDLWKPVVAAVNGMACGGAFYLIGESEFVVADESATFFDPHTTYGMVSAYETIHLAQRMPFGEVARMALMGTAERISARRAYETGLVSELTAPGGALAASVRCAETIASYPTEAVQGTVRAVWAAKEAARTQALAHAPQLIALGNLPPERQAELFAARRPGGYRVR comes from the coding sequence GTGAGCGTGCGCGTCGAGACCGACAAGGAGACCGGGGTCGCCGTCGTCACCCTCGACCGGCCCGAGCGCCACAACGCGATCGACCTGGCGACCGCCGACGAACTCACCGCCGCCTGGCGGGGGTTCAGGTTCGACGACACGGTGCGCGCCGTCGTCGTCACCGGCGCCGGCGAGCGGGCCTTCTGTACGGGCATCGACCGCGACGCCGAGGTGCCGCAGCCGCAGTCCCCGTACAGCATCGACGATCCGCTCGTCGCGGTCGGGCCCAAGGCCAACGATCTGTGGAAGCCCGTCGTCGCCGCCGTCAACGGGATGGCGTGCGGCGGGGCGTTCTATCTCATCGGCGAGAGCGAGTTCGTCGTCGCCGACGAGAGCGCCACGTTCTTCGACCCGCACACGACCTACGGCATGGTCAGCGCCTACGAGACCATCCACCTCGCCCAGCGCATGCCGTTCGGCGAGGTGGCACGGATGGCGCTCATGGGGACCGCCGAACGGATCTCGGCCCGGCGCGCGTACGAGACCGGGCTCGTGTCCGAACTGACCGCGCCCGGCGGCGCGTTGGCGGCATCGGTGCGCTGCGCCGAGACGATCGCGTCGTATCCGACCGAGGCCGTCCAGGGCACGGTGCGGGCGGTGTGGGCGGCCAAGGAGGCGGCGCGCACGCAGGCCCTCGCGCACGCGCCGCAGTTGATCGCCCTGGGCAATCTGCCTCCGGAGCGGCAGGCCGAGCTGTTCGCCGCGCGGCGGCCGGGCGGGTACCGGGTGCGGTGA
- a CDS encoding Zn-ribbon domain-containing OB-fold protein, with the protein MTESEICYLSPVIDDDGAPFWRYAAQSELRIQACASPACGELRFPPRPCCPHCGSFESEWRLMNGRGRIWSYVVPHPPLLPAYAAVAPYNAIIVELADAPRIRLVGNLVASADAALNSVDPARLRIGAKVQVVFTDIDGVTMPRWVLERP; encoded by the coding sequence ATGACAGAATCTGAAATCTGTTATCTGTCACCTGTCATCGATGACGACGGTGCACCCTTCTGGCGCTACGCCGCCCAGTCCGAGCTCCGCATACAGGCCTGCGCCTCCCCCGCCTGCGGTGAGCTGCGCTTCCCGCCTCGGCCCTGCTGCCCGCACTGCGGGTCGTTCGAGAGCGAGTGGCGGCTCATGAACGGGCGGGGGCGGATCTGGTCCTATGTCGTCCCGCACCCGCCGCTGCTGCCCGCGTACGCCGCCGTCGCCCCGTACAACGCGATCATCGTCGAGCTGGCGGACGCGCCCCGGATCCGCCTCGTCGGGAATCTGGTCGCCTCCGCCGACGCGGCCCTGAACTCCGTCGACCCCGCGCGGCTGCGCATCGGCGCGAAGGTGCAGGTCGTCTTCACCGACATCGACGGTGTGACCATGCCGCGCTGGGTTCTGGAGCGGCCGTGA
- a CDS encoding lipid-transfer protein yields MAGLKDATAIVGIGQTAFGKQLPESEKTLACRAILAALDDAGIAPSEVDAFASYTMEETDEVEVAKAVGAGDVTFFSKVGFGGGGSCATVAHLAAAVATGQASVGVAWRSRKRGSGPRPWKNTTVQLPTPAQWTRPYGLLRPADEIAMLARRYMHEYGATRDHLFNVALACRNRANQNPAAMMYERPLTRDMYMTARMISEPLCLFDNCLETDGALACVIVSAERARDCRQKPVYVHSVAQGLPSQHHGMVNYWNDDPLTGPAWTAARHLWKQADFGPQDVDVAQIYDAFTPLIPLSLEGYGFCGRGEGGAFTEGGALEIGGRLPLNTGGGGLSEAYVHGFNLINEGVKQLRGISTAQVPGAGTCLVTAGEGVPTSALLLRGA; encoded by the coding sequence ATGGCGGGGCTCAAGGACGCGACGGCCATAGTGGGGATCGGGCAGACGGCCTTCGGCAAACAACTCCCCGAGAGCGAGAAGACGTTGGCCTGCCGGGCGATTCTCGCCGCGCTCGACGACGCCGGGATCGCGCCGTCCGAGGTCGACGCCTTCGCCTCGTACACGATGGAGGAGACCGACGAGGTCGAGGTCGCCAAGGCCGTCGGCGCGGGGGACGTGACCTTCTTCAGCAAGGTGGGGTTCGGGGGCGGCGGGTCGTGCGCGACCGTCGCGCATCTGGCCGCCGCCGTAGCCACCGGGCAGGCGAGCGTCGGGGTCGCGTGGCGCTCGCGCAAGCGGGGGTCGGGGCCGCGCCCGTGGAAGAACACGACGGTCCAGCTGCCGACGCCGGCGCAGTGGACCCGCCCGTACGGGCTGCTGCGCCCCGCCGACGAGATAGCGATGCTCGCGCGGCGCTACATGCACGAGTACGGGGCTACCAGGGACCACCTCTTCAACGTCGCGCTCGCCTGCCGCAACCGCGCCAACCAGAACCCGGCCGCGATGATGTACGAGCGGCCGCTGACACGCGACATGTATATGACGGCCCGCATGATCAGCGAGCCGCTGTGCCTCTTCGACAACTGCCTTGAGACGGATGGCGCGCTGGCCTGCGTCATCGTCTCCGCCGAGCGGGCGCGCGACTGCCGCCAGAAGCCGGTGTACGTGCACTCCGTCGCGCAGGGGCTGCCGTCCCAGCATCACGGGATGGTCAACTACTGGAACGACGATCCGCTGACGGGGCCGGCATGGACCGCGGCCCGGCACCTGTGGAAACAGGCGGACTTCGGGCCGCAGGACGTGGACGTCGCGCAGATCTACGACGCGTTCACGCCGCTGATCCCGCTGTCCCTGGAGGGCTACGGGTTCTGCGGGCGCGGCGAGGGCGGCGCGTTCACGGAGGGCGGGGCGCTGGAGATCGGCGGACGGCTGCCGCTCAACACCGGCGGGGGCGGGCTCAGCGAGGCATACGTCCACGGCTTCAACCTGATCAACGAAGGCGTCAAACAACTGCGCGGCATCAGCACGGCGCAGGTACCGGGAGCGGGGACGTGCCTGGTGACGGCGGGCGAGGGGGTACCTACGTCGGCCTTGCTGCTGCGGGGGGCGTGA
- a CDS encoding FadD3 family acyl-CoA ligase has protein sequence MRGDLEWGTVPQLVHAAAERYGEREAVVEGRTRLSYAELGDRVERAAAACIASGVEPGDRVAVWAPNTLDWIVSALGAVSAGAVLVPLNTRFKGTEAAYILARSRAKLLFVTGTFLGTSYVASLRRANAGLPCLEQVVVLADTAPDTSTDHEDPRVWRTWKDFLAGGEGISGETVRARAAGIAPTSPSDIIFTSGTTGRPKGAVITHAQTLRGYAIWSDLAGLREGDRYLIVNPFFHTFGYKAGIIACLMRGATMVPQPVFNVDTVLANIAAERISVLPGPPTLHQSLLDHPNRGSHDLSALRLVVTGAAVVPLQLVERLRSELHIDTVLTAYGLSEASGIVTMCRRGDEASVIASTSGRAIPGTEVRVDSPGPGEPGEVLVRGFNVMSGYFEDEDSTREAFTEDGWLRTGDVGVLSDSGNLRITDRIKDMFIVGGFNAYPAEIEQLLGLHPHVADVAVIGVPDGRLGEVGKAYVVRRPGSVVTADDLIAWSRREMANYKVPREVDFVAELPRNASGKVVKGELRGR, from the coding sequence ATGCGCGGGGACCTGGAGTGGGGCACCGTTCCCCAACTGGTGCATGCGGCAGCCGAACGGTACGGGGAGCGTGAGGCCGTCGTCGAGGGCCGTACGCGCCTGTCGTACGCGGAACTGGGCGACCGCGTCGAAAGGGCGGCCGCCGCGTGCATCGCGAGCGGCGTCGAACCCGGCGACCGGGTCGCGGTCTGGGCGCCCAACACCCTCGACTGGATCGTCTCCGCCCTGGGCGCGGTGAGCGCGGGCGCGGTCCTCGTCCCCCTCAACACCCGCTTCAAGGGTACGGAGGCGGCCTACATCCTGGCCCGCTCCCGCGCGAAGCTCCTGTTCGTGACGGGTACGTTCCTCGGCACGTCGTACGTGGCGTCCCTGCGCCGCGCGAACGCCGGACTCCCCTGCCTGGAACAGGTGGTTGTCCTCGCCGACACGGCCCCCGACACCTCCACCGACCACGAGGACCCGCGCGTCTGGCGGACCTGGAAGGACTTCCTGGCGGGCGGCGAGGGCATCTCGGGCGAGACGGTCCGGGCCCGCGCGGCGGGAATCGCCCCGACCTCCCCCTCCGACATCATCTTCACCTCGGGCACCACGGGCCGCCCCAAGGGCGCGGTGATCACCCACGCCCAGACCCTGCGCGGCTACGCGATCTGGTCCGACCTGGCCGGCCTGCGCGAAGGCGACCGCTACCTGATCGTGAACCCGTTCTTCCACACCTTCGGCTACAAGGCCGGCATCATCGCCTGCCTGATGCGCGGCGCGACGATGGTCCCGCAGCCGGTCTTCAACGTGGACACGGTCCTCGCCAACATCGCCGCCGAACGCATCTCCGTACTCCCCGGCCCGCCCACGCTCCACCAGTCGCTCCTGGACCACCCGAACCGCGGCTCCCACGACCTCTCCGCCCTGCGCCTCGTGGTGACGGGAGCGGCAGTGGTCCCCCTCCAGCTCGTCGAACGCCTCCGCTCCGAACTCCACATCGACACCGTCCTCACGGCATACGGCCTCTCCGAGGCGAGCGGCATCGTGACGATGTGCCGCCGCGGCGACGAGGCGTCGGTGATCGCGTCGACGTCGGGCCGGGCGATACCCGGCACGGAGGTGCGAGTGGACTCGCCCGGCCCCGGCGAACCCGGCGAGGTCCTGGTCAGGGGCTTCAACGTCATGAGCGGCTACTTCGAGGACGAGGACTCGACGCGCGAGGCGTTCACGGAGGACGGCTGGCTCCGCACGGGTGACGTGGGCGTCCTGTCCGACTCGGGGAACCTTCGTATCACCGACCGCATCAAGGACATGTTCATCGTCGGCGGCTTCAACGCGTACCCGGCCGAGATAGAGCAGCTCCTCGGTCTCCACCCGCACGTGGCCGACGTCGCCGTGATCGGCGTCCCGGACGGGCGGCTGGGCGAGGTCGGCAAGGCGTACGTCGTACGGCGCCCGGGATCCGTCGTCACGGCCGACGACCTGATCGCCTGGTCCCGCCGTGAGATGGCGAACTACAAGGTGCCGCGAGAGGTCGATTTCGTGGCCGAACTCCCGCGCAACGCCAGCGGGAAGGTGGTGAAGGGGGAGCTGCGGGGCCGGTGA
- a CDS encoding DUF397 domain-containing protein: MASKEFDLSGARWRKSSYSNGSGGECVEVADGHPALVPVRDSKTARSGGPVLLFRTRAWASFVANLKR, translated from the coding sequence ATGGCAAGCAAGGAATTTGACTTGAGCGGCGCGCGCTGGAGGAAGAGCAGCTACAGCAACGGCAGTGGCGGCGAATGCGTCGAGGTAGCCGACGGCCACCCCGCCCTCGTACCTGTCCGGGACTCCAAGACCGCCCGCTCCGGCGGCCCCGTCCTCCTCTTCCGTACCCGCGCCTGGGCCTCCTTCGTAGCGAACCTGAAGCGCTGA
- a CDS encoding helix-turn-helix domain-containing protein — MSSRKDPDASANVPSFYGAELRFKRELAELTLEQLAEGSFRGVPFLSQIERGERRMPLDLARHVDEKLDTDGFFQRRCEDARKARQSGHAEYFADVAEMEQHAETIEDWAPMIVPGLLQTEAYATAVVHTSLPWLRPETVEKQVGARMKRAKLWEREDHPTFWGIVHESLIRNPLLQPVEMAGLLEHIVRVIRSTQSVLQILPETAAAHPMMMGMIRIMTFPDAPPVVYTEGLHSGQLIDYPALVKDYRRSYDLLRAAALPPEASLALIEEAAEDYRNGKQGI, encoded by the coding sequence GTGTCCTCCCGCAAGGATCCCGACGCGTCGGCGAACGTCCCCTCGTTCTACGGCGCCGAGTTGCGCTTCAAGAGGGAACTGGCTGAGCTCACCCTCGAACAACTGGCGGAGGGAAGCTTTCGTGGGGTTCCGTTCCTCAGTCAGATCGAGCGTGGCGAGCGCCGCATGCCCCTGGACCTGGCCAGGCACGTGGACGAGAAGCTGGACACCGACGGCTTTTTCCAACGGCGTTGTGAAGATGCACGCAAGGCACGGCAGTCGGGGCACGCGGAGTACTTCGCGGACGTCGCCGAGATGGAACAGCACGCGGAGACCATCGAGGACTGGGCTCCGATGATCGTGCCCGGGTTGCTTCAGACCGAGGCGTACGCCACGGCAGTCGTGCACACTTCCCTGCCATGGCTGCGTCCGGAGACCGTCGAGAAGCAGGTCGGCGCTCGTATGAAGCGGGCGAAGCTCTGGGAGCGCGAGGACCATCCGACGTTCTGGGGAATCGTGCACGAGTCCCTGATCCGTAACCCACTACTGCAACCAGTAGAGATGGCGGGGCTGCTGGAGCACATCGTGCGTGTGATCCGGTCTACGCAGAGCGTTTTACAGATCCTTCCGGAAACTGCGGCCGCACACCCGATGATGATGGGCATGATCCGGATCATGACCTTCCCGGACGCGCCACCGGTGGTGTACACGGAGGGACTCCACAGCGGCCAACTCATCGACTATCCAGCCCTCGTGAAGGACTACCGCAGGTCGTACGATCTGCTCAGGGCCGCCGCTCTGCCGCCGGAGGCGTCCCTCGCCCTGATCGAGGAAGCGGCTGAGGACTACCGAAATGGCAAGCAAGGAATTTGA
- a CDS encoding ATP-binding protein: MHRHTPTAVGAKVGTPPDLEAELLAVPKAVPELRRAVRGHLGVACLEVQLCVSELLGNVIRHVGEGTPVRVRVARVEGVGIRVEVTDPDPRVLPVLLHATGEDESGRGLVLLDAVARRWGVEQGAASKTVWCEVEAGEE, encoded by the coding sequence ATGCACCGCCATACCCCCACCGCCGTCGGCGCGAAAGTAGGGACCCCGCCCGACCTGGAGGCCGAGTTGCTCGCCGTCCCGAAAGCCGTACCGGAGCTGCGCCGGGCGGTGCGGGGGCACCTGGGTGTCGCCTGCCTCGAAGTACAGCTCTGTGTGAGCGAGTTGCTGGGCAATGTGATCCGGCATGTGGGGGAGGGGACGCCGGTTCGCGTGCGGGTGGCGCGGGTGGAGGGCGTCGGGATCCGGGTCGAGGTCACGGACCCCGATCCGCGCGTACTCCCCGTGCTGCTGCACGCGACGGGGGAGGACGAGTCGGGCAGGGGCCTCGTGCTGCTCGACGCGGTGGCGCGGCGATGGGGCGTGGAGCAGGGCGCGGCGTCGAAGACGGTCTGGTGCGAGGTCGAGGCGGGGGAGGAGTAG
- a CDS encoding DUF3626 domain-containing protein, whose protein sequence is MSPGPDASLTPQERALRHVASVATGPPLDPSLRVTLNFHPDRLLHGKATLDALADDGLYRSQFVTGTSNGGLTAYPGGDRWRWESRIFDGSYDEAAAHERPVYGALNFRRKTVGAAPRFGSAHFRLSAKAVSRTTFCYPDSFLEPADFGVAARMGLIGLALADRQDDLDDYIEAQVHGPVRLNCHVEAVVLDPCYRDSPVESAALRLGCPVEWHGGFRLGVDELRRHPGYRGQEYVDLATRIAVGGVLDPRIIGDAARAGRYDPQSVKKVWHYLARFGAPRA, encoded by the coding sequence ATGAGCCCCGGTCCCGATGCCTCCCTCACGCCGCAGGAACGGGCCCTGCGTCATGTCGCGTCAGTGGCGACGGGCCCTCCGCTGGACCCGTCGCTGAGGGTGACGCTCAACTTCCACCCGGACCGCCTGCTGCACGGCAAGGCGACCCTGGACGCCCTGGCCGACGACGGCCTGTACCGCTCGCAGTTCGTGACGGGGACGAGCAACGGCGGCCTCACCGCGTATCCCGGAGGGGACCGGTGGCGCTGGGAGAGCCGGATCTTCGACGGGTCTTATGACGAGGCGGCTGCTCATGAGCGGCCGGTCTACGGGGCGTTGAACTTCCGCCGTAAGACGGTGGGGGCGGCGCCGCGGTTCGGATCCGCCCATTTCCGGCTGAGTGCGAAGGCGGTGTCGCGGACCACGTTCTGTTACCCGGACAGCTTCCTTGAGCCCGCGGATTTCGGTGTCGCTGCCCGTATGGGGCTCATCGGTCTCGCCCTGGCCGACCGTCAGGACGACCTGGACGACTACATCGAGGCGCAGGTGCACGGTCCGGTCCGGCTGAACTGTCATGTGGAGGCGGTGGTCCTGGACCCGTGCTACCGGGACTCCCCGGTCGAGTCTGCGGCGCTGCGCCTCGGCTGCCCGGTGGAGTGGCACGGCGGTTTCCGTCTCGGGGTCGATGAACTCCGCCGGCACCCGGGCTACCGAGGTCAGGAGTACGTCGACCTGGCCACGCGGATCGCCGTCGGCGGCGTGCTCGATCCCCGCATCATCGGAGACGCGGCGCGCGCAGGCCGCTACGACCCGCAGTCGGTCAAGAAGGTGTGGCACTACCTGGCGCGCTTCGGGGCACCCCGCGCGTAG